The following coding sequences are from one Rhizobiaceae bacterium window:
- a CDS encoding LysR substrate-binding domain-containing protein, with protein sequence MNAPLNHPLPLLDLDVLRTFTAIAETGSFTTAANAVFRTPSAVSMQIKKLEDILGRAVFSRDARSVTLTTDGEILLGYARRLLAINREAVSKFIIPDIVGVVRLGSPDDYGERVLPQVLKRFAQSHPSIAVDVTIDQSSNLRRRMDDRALDITLLTNSYKSSATGAETLLTEPIVWAGAKGGCAHLREPLPVSLWEEGCAWRAGALEALGREGRNYRIAYMSAHTAGQRAAIMADLAVAPLPRSFLGNEMVELGPKDGMPDIGNYQLAMVVAPEASAPVKAVADHIRATFEVFKETGKF encoded by the coding sequence TTGAACGCCCCGCTCAATCATCCGTTGCCGCTGCTCGATCTCGACGTTCTGCGCACCTTTACCGCTATCGCGGAGACGGGCAGTTTCACCACCGCCGCCAATGCCGTCTTCCGGACGCCCTCTGCCGTCTCGATGCAGATCAAGAAGCTTGAGGATATTCTGGGCCGCGCGGTTTTTTCGCGCGACGCGCGTTCGGTGACGCTCACCACCGATGGCGAGATCCTGCTCGGCTATGCGCGCCGGCTGCTGGCCATCAACCGGGAGGCCGTGTCAAAATTCATCATCCCCGACATAGTGGGAGTGGTGCGCCTCGGTTCTCCCGACGATTATGGCGAGCGTGTCCTGCCGCAGGTCCTGAAGCGCTTTGCACAATCGCACCCGTCAATCGCGGTGGACGTGACAATCGACCAGAGCAGCAACCTGCGCCGCCGCATGGACGATCGCGCGCTCGATATCACGCTGCTGACCAATTCCTACAAATCGAGCGCGACGGGCGCCGAGACTCTGTTGACCGAGCCGATTGTCTGGGCGGGAGCCAAGGGAGGGTGCGCGCATCTGCGCGAGCCCTTGCCGGTCTCTCTCTGGGAGGAAGGCTGCGCCTGGCGAGCAGGCGCTCTCGAGGCGCTGGGTCGGGAGGGGCGCAATTATCGCATCGCCTACATGAGTGCGCATACGGCCGGTCAGCGTGCGGCGATCATGGCCGATCTGGCCGTCGCGCCACTGCCGCGATCGTTCCTCGGCAACGAAATGGTGGAGCTGGGACCCAAGGACGGCATGCCGGATATCGGAAATTATCAACTTGCCATGGTCGTCGCGCCTGAGGCGAGTGCGCCGGTCAAGGCGGTCGCCGACCACATCCGCGCGACCTTCGAGGTCTTCAAGGAAACCGGAAAGTTCTGA
- a CDS encoding GlxA family transcriptional regulator, whose amino-acid sequence MTAPRNPIKRSLVFFLVPDFTMVAFATALEPLRIANRMLGYDAYKWRLASYDGRPVKASNGVECAVNGSLEEERRKLAGPDRPSIVFVCSGVNVESYNNRSVFAWLREEYNRGVGVGGLCTGAHVLASAGLLSNKRCAIHWENLPGFSEAFPKANVFADLYEVDQNVYTCAGGTAALDMMLKLIGDDFDEGLVNRVCEQVLTDRVRSPTDRQRLPLRARLGVQNAKVLSIIELMEANLSEPLSLIEIADHVGLSRRQIERLFRQEMGRSPARYYLEIRLDRARHLLIQSAMPVVDVAVACGFVSASHFSKCYRELYARSPQQERLDRKQLLAA is encoded by the coding sequence GTGACGGCGCCCAGAAATCCGATCAAGCGATCCCTTGTCTTTTTTCTCGTGCCGGATTTCACGATGGTCGCTTTCGCGACGGCACTGGAGCCGCTGCGCATCGCCAATCGTATGCTGGGTTACGACGCCTACAAGTGGCGGTTGGCGAGCTATGACGGCCGGCCGGTCAAGGCGTCGAACGGCGTGGAATGCGCGGTCAACGGCTCGCTGGAGGAAGAACGGCGAAAGCTGGCAGGACCGGATCGCCCCTCCATCGTGTTCGTATGCAGCGGCGTCAACGTGGAAAGCTACAACAACCGCTCGGTTTTCGCCTGGCTGCGTGAAGAGTATAATCGCGGCGTCGGCGTCGGCGGCCTGTGTACGGGAGCCCATGTGCTGGCTTCGGCCGGGCTCCTGTCGAACAAGCGCTGCGCCATCCACTGGGAGAACCTGCCCGGTTTCTCGGAGGCCTTTCCGAAGGCGAACGTCTTCGCAGACCTCTATGAGGTCGACCAGAATGTGTATACCTGCGCCGGTGGAACTGCCGCGCTCGACATGATGCTGAAGCTCATAGGGGACGATTTCGACGAAGGTCTCGTCAACCGGGTTTGCGAGCAGGTCCTCACCGACCGCGTGCGCAGCCCGACCGACAGGCAGCGCCTGCCGCTGCGCGCGCGGCTCGGCGTTCAGAACGCCAAGGTCCTGTCGATCATTGAACTGATGGAAGCGAACCTCTCCGAGCCGCTTTCGCTGATCGAAATCGCCGATCATGTCGGCCTGTCGCGGCGGCAGATCGAAAGGCTGTTCCGGCAGGAGATGGGGCGCTCGCCTGCCCGGTACTATCTGGAGATCCGGCTCGACCGGGCGAGACATCTCCTGATCCAGTCGGCGATGCCGGTCGTTGACGTCGCGGTCGCCTGCGGCTTCGTATCGGCCTCGCATTTCTCGAAATGCTACCGCGAGCTTTACGCGCGCTCGCCGCAGCAGGAGCGCCTGGACCGCAAGCAGCTTCTTGCAGCCTGA
- a CDS encoding DUF1194 domain-containing protein: protein MSLPAHAWWGILGSVATALGFFPVPQAYAAEPVDVELVLAVDVSLSMSPMELEIQRKGYAAALTDKQVLDAIASGGYGKVAITYFEWAGSTSQHVIVPWTVIASPQDAERVAEQLTAAPSNSARRTSISSAIDFGVDLFAETNFRGMKRVIDVSGDGPNNQGPAVNNSRDAAVAQGIIINGLPLMTNGGFTSAYDVTDLDLYYTDCVIGGPGSFMIPVNDWEQFPEAVRRKLVLELAGADHLRRIAADAGPLPVIHAQARPQYDCLVGEKMWRDRSWMWDAR, encoded by the coding sequence ATGTCTCTTCCGGCGCATGCATGGTGGGGAATACTGGGCAGCGTAGCTACCGCGCTGGGTTTCTTTCCTGTCCCTCAAGCGTATGCGGCCGAACCTGTCGACGTCGAGCTTGTTCTGGCGGTCGACGTTTCGCTTTCCATGTCTCCGATGGAACTGGAAATCCAGCGCAAGGGCTATGCGGCCGCGCTGACGGACAAGCAGGTTCTCGACGCGATCGCAAGTGGCGGCTACGGCAAGGTCGCAATCACCTATTTCGAATGGGCCGGCTCGACATCGCAGCATGTGATCGTGCCGTGGACCGTCATCGCATCGCCGCAAGATGCCGAGCGGGTTGCCGAACAACTCACCGCAGCCCCGTCAAACAGCGCGCGCCGCACCTCGATATCCAGCGCCATCGATTTCGGGGTCGATCTCTTCGCGGAGACGAATTTCCGGGGCATGAAGCGTGTGATCGACGTTTCAGGCGACGGGCCGAACAATCAGGGGCCTGCCGTGAACAATTCGCGCGATGCGGCGGTGGCTCAAGGCATCATCATCAACGGGTTACCGCTGATGACCAATGGCGGCTTTACCAGCGCCTATGACGTTACCGATCTCGATCTCTACTACACCGACTGTGTGATCGGAGGCCCCGGCTCCTTCATGATCCCGGTGAACGACTGGGAGCAGTTCCCCGAGGCGGTGAGGCGCAAGCTTGTTCTGGAACTTGCGGGCGCCGATCATCTGAGGCGCATCGCCGCCGATGCCGGGCCATTGCCCGTCATCCATGCACAGGCCCGGCCGCAATATGACTGTCTGGTCGGGGAAAAGATGTGGCGGGATCGTAGCTGGATGTGGGACGCCCGGTAA